From one Brachypodium distachyon strain Bd21 chromosome 4, Brachypodium_distachyon_v3.0, whole genome shotgun sequence genomic stretch:
- the LOC100832708 gene encoding BTB/POZ domain and ankyrin repeat-containing protein NH5.2, which yields MSSEDSLKSLSLDYLNLLINGQAFSDVAFSVEGRLVHAHRCVLAARSLFFRKLFCGLDPAHQPPPPPPLNWPNTASSAAGAGGGGSRGGGGAPGAAPELVIPVSSIRYEVLVLVLQFLYSGQASVAAPKSGPLPGCGARGCWHTRCGAAVDLALDTLAAARSFGVEQLALLVQKQLESMVKEASVDDVMKVLMASRKFEMQELWATCSHLVARSGLSADLLAKHLPIDVVAKIEEIRSKSPPIISGLSSSSPTAAGPRSPFQLTHSYLPMTTPNPADRDHKIRRMRRALDAADIELVKLMVMGEGLDLDDSLAVHYAVSHCNRDVVKALLELGAADVNSRAGPTGKTPLHLAAEMVSPDMVSVLLDHHADPNARTLDAGVTPLDVLRGLTSEFLFKGAVPGLTHIEPNKLRLCLELVQSAVMVTTRDDGGGGGGEGGTSDGGNNGFQRSDVADDSLVSLTMNSTLMYQGQEMAGDQGRNKASSGGNNGGRGSPSTLYFPNGFP from the exons ATGAGCTCGGAGGACTCGCTCAAGTCGCTGTCGCTGGACTACCTGAACCTGCTCATCAACGGCCAGGCCTTCAGCGACGTGGCCTTCAGCGTCGAGGGCCGCCTCGTGCACGCGCACCGCTGCGTCCTCGCCGCACGCAGCCTCTTCTTCAGGAAGCTATTCTGCGGCCTCGACCCCGCCCACcagcccccgcccccgccgcccctcAACTGGCCCAACacagcctcctccgccgccggcgccggtggcggtggatctcgcggaggaggaggtgcgccgggggcggcgccggagctggTGATCCCCGTCAGCTCCATCCGGTACGAGGTGCTGGTGCTCGTGCTGCAGTTCCTCTACAGCGGCCAGGCGTCCGTGGCGGCGCCCAAGAGCGGGCCGCTCCCCGGGTGCGGCGCCAGAGGCTGCTGGCACACGCGCTGCGGCGCCGCTGTTGATCTCGCGCTTGACacccttgccgccgcgcggAGCTTCGGCGTCGAGCAGCTCGCCTTGCTCGTCCAG AAGCAGCTGGAGAGCATGGTGAAGGAAGCATCTGTGGACGACGTGATGAAGGTGCTCATGGCGTCTCGCAAGTTCGAGATGCAGGAGCTCTGGGCCACCTGCTCCCACCTGGTGGCCCGCTCAGGCCTCTCAGCCGACCTCCTGGCCAAGCATCTCCCCATCGACGTTGTGGCCAAGATCGAGGAGATCCGCTCCAAATCGCCCCCCATCATCTCCGGcctctcgtcttcctccccgACGGCCGCCGGCCCGCGCTCCCCGTTCCAGCTCACCCACAGCTACCTCCCCATGACCACCCCCAACCCGGCCGACCGCGACCACAAGATCCGCCGCATGCGGCGCGCGCTGGACGCGGCCGACATCGAGCTCGTCAAGCTCATGGTCATGGGGGAAGGGCTCGACCTCGACGACTCCCTGGCCGTCCACTACGCCGTCAGCCACTGCAACCGGGACGTTGTCAAGGCGCTGCTCGagctcggcgccgccgacgtgAACTCGCGTGCGGGCCCGACGGGGAAGACGCCGCTGCATCTGGCCGCGGAGATGGTGTCCCCGGACATGGTGTCCGTCCTGCTCGACCACCATGCCGACCCCAATGCCAGGACTCTGGACGCCGGGGTCACCCCGCTTGATGTGCTGCGTGGGCTGACTTCGGAGTTTCTGTTCAAGGGCGCCGTGCCGGGGCTGACTCATATCGAGCCGAATAAGCTGAGGCTGTGCTTGGAGCTCGTGCAGTCGGCGGTCATGGTGACCACGAGGGAtgatggtggaggaggaggtggggaaGGGGGGACTAGTGATGGTGGGAACAATGGGTTCCAGAGGAGCGATGTGGCTGATGATAGCTTGGTGAGCTTGACGATGAACTCCACGCTCATGTACCAGGGCCAGGAGATGGCTGGGGATCAGGGGAGGAATAAagccagcagcggcggcaacaatggcggccgcggcagcccGTCCACGCTCTACTTCCCCAATGGCTTCCCGTGA